One stretch of Candida orthopsilosis Co 90-125, chromosome 3 draft sequence DNA includes these proteins:
- a CDS encoding Ccc1 manganese transporter (required for normal filamentous growth), with protein MSLVALKNGVTSVLNKKNASDEELDRANRLLDNNSLPYGSTDNNTNGNDRAAEIAREEAVIHAAASIASSSANKEEEEANTGVLTNFFNRFDPRVMSDIIIGLSDGLTVPFALTAGLSSLGDSKLVITGGMAELVSGAISMGLGGFLAAKSESEYYNSQVKKEKLSFFKKPETVNQDAAEIMFELGASEQTIISFLKDLDSKPKNLIDFIIRFGRGLEEPAEGREFTSAVTIGSAYFLGGFVPLLPYFFTNVVKTGLLVSVIVMLITLFIFGFIKTSISLGDDCGNHKKVAEGLQMVAVGSVAAGAAWGLVYLIDS; from the coding sequence ATGTCATTAGTAGCATTGAAGAACGGTGTTACAAGCGTATTAAACAAGAAGAATGCATCAGATGAAGAGCTTGACAGAGCAAACAGACTCTTGGACAACAATAGCCTACCATATGGTTCAACAGATAATAATACCAACGGTAACGACAGGGCCGCTGAAATAGCAAGAGAAGAAGCAGTGATACACGCAGCAGCTTCAATTGCATCGTCATCAGCAAAcaaagaggaagaagaagcaaacACGGGTGTGTTGACGAATTTTTTTAATAGGTTTGACCCCAGAGTCATGTCTGATATAATCATTGGTCTAAGTGATGGTTTAACGGTGCCGTTTGCTTTAACTGCTGGTTTATCCTCTTTAGGAGACTCGAAATTGGTCATTACTGGTGGTATGGCCGAGTTGGTATCAGGTGCTATATCTATGGGTTTAGGTGGTTTCTTGGCTGCCAAATCAGAAAGTGAATATTATAATTCACAAGtcaaaaaggaaaaattAAGCTTCTTCAAGAAGCCAGAAACAGTCAATCAAGATGCTGCCGAGATCATGTTTGAACTAGGTGCAAGTGAACAAACAATTATAAGCTTTTTAAAAGATTTGGACTCAAAGCCTAAGAATTTAATtgacttcatcatcagattTGGTAGAGGTTTAGAAGAACCAGCTGAAGGAAGAGAATTCACATCAGCTGTTACTATAGGATCAGCATATTTTCTTGGTGGATTTGTACCCCTTCTACCATACTTCTTTACCAATGTCGTCAAAACTGGTTTATTGGTCTCAGTAATTGTTATGTTGATAACATTGTTTATATTTGGTTTCATTAAAACCTCCATATCATTGGGCGATGACTGTGGGAATCACAAAAAGGTTGCCGAGGGCCTCCAAATGGTCGCTGTTGGTTCAGTTGCTGCTGGCGCCGCTTGGGGACTTGTGTACCTTATAGATAGCTGA
- a CDS encoding U1A component of the U1 snRNP: MSVEPKQTVYINNINDKVSINKVKSVLTILLQQFRPTNISLAKTLRLKGQAFVTFETIDDASKAIQSLNNQELFSKCINVTFAKSNSDTLLDKKELKRIRKVRHDEHKIKKQPQTNSKSKTKITKSTAAGKNKTKKQSQVDVQSWKTLPPNRILLLQNISSSSLITKEAIDEYFRSYAGFEMARFVATRHLSFIEFENEDIAMECLQSVDEDDMRGKFGDDIVFSYAKK; the protein is encoded by the coding sequence ATGTCGGTCGAACCCAAACAAACGGTATACATTAATAACATAAATGATAAGGTGTCAATCAATAAAGTGAAATCTGTGCTAACTATCCTCCTCCAGCAATTCAGACCAACAAATATTTCCCTTGCTAAAACCCTCAGACTCAAAGGACAAGCATTTGTTACATTTGAGACCATCGATGATGCATCCAAAGCGATTCAAAGCTTGAATAATCAAGAGTTATTTAGTAAATGCATAAATGTCACTTTCGCCAAACTGAATAGCGATACACTACTAGACAAGAAAGAATTAAAACGTATCAGAAAAGTACGACATGATGAACACAAGATTAAAAAACAACCACAgaccaattccaaatccaaaactAAGATCACCAAATCGACTGCTGCTGGTAAGAATAAGACAAAGAAGCAAAGTCAAGTTGATGTTCAAAGCTGGAAGACCTTGCCACCAAATCGTATACTTCTATTGCAAAATATCAGTTCATCCTCACTTATCACCAAGGAAGCAATCGATGAGTACTTTCGAAGTTATGCAGGGTTTGAAATGGCTAGATTTGTTGCCACGAGACACTTGTCGTTTATTGAGTTTGAGAACGAGGATATTGCAATGGAATGTTTACaatcagttgatgaagacgaCATGAGGGGaaaatttggtgatgatattgTGTTTTCGTATGCGAAAAAATAG
- a CDS encoding Cta4 zinc cluster transcription factor, producing the protein MPENSVRKRNKPTFVCTNCKRKKIKCDRKTPCSSCVKLNIGYTCVYDTRWTTAGKDNNHHKQSSRGASSNSSDHLEVAQLKAKVAELESIIAQHNMKEDEGVTKPDADSEPVYKASDTSYARAQPIPPPETPVTPNPIVNPKDALNFYTGYTPLHIKGNIRRVNFGPLSWIALLKRDPALSLAWKDLSTKGYFSTINLRQMPLTPENIVILNTQMSTSEGVSPNMDKYFRRKFLEIEGYDETMPYHSLARIGANNGQSGGNEQKTNGNTSNKQSDFKMSFTSISLARTVFEGKINPELQLIEKIKTMLPSKKVFWSLIDLFFKNVYPFYPFIDEDSFKKDLQKIVGKVDYEDKPFTKVNISKKLDLAVVALCFICLRMTYLSLYSNKDSTNRSIVDSRDMTLTKFLFQNPINSSCIDVANSCIQCFHFRRKSNLSVFQAILYMRFYRNIAPEEGDGIDGGDSQVGTALLVQMAISLGLNREPDLLDVCNDEKINHLGRKIWAALISADFVYCLSVGNPTSIHPQHYDVSEPFLTSKNSNIQDIEMESVITQTFGVVDSDRDLVRRLLGYVLNIRHGVEMNKVTHKLHVTEQIWQARFNVMQNQQLKDEIDNSKHTRPDIRRFLYIEKARKFLIMKIPITSFYYHIYLHYEKMMDTELSFFYLSKIFLIITNDLMPYIEDIITGYLSSVGLFLNPLVQLGLLKSNEIVFSCLVRVNFTIHQLETSESHSNKVNEDQQYHDHFNTLKDMSRNITHTSKLITLLLERMGSRYYCAWRISKSQLTLCNTISGKEFYEKHGQKLKRIKGFQFTSAQLDRFNLLIGQLREAVQKTLTFEDGQNTSTPDVVKTDLADIEKSLSGAQLIVPEETPDSQVNALDRTNLNTPNYTNDETLAELTSFNINYIDHMWLQHAAFRNDANSSLENNLISNLGNNDELRNASNSSARVSQNGFGVPDANSLAENSAIQGNSNNTHSQQPQSQARPGLPPHSQSNGFIPFPSLFDNMQGQECLDFMLDAGLKYTYDSFL; encoded by the coding sequence ATGCCCGAAAATAGTGTACGCAAGAGAAACAAGCCGACATTTGTTTGCACAAATTGCAAGCGAAAGAAGATCAAGTGTGACAGAAAGACACCATGCTCGTCGTGtgttaaattgaatattgGGTACACTTGTGTTTATGACACTAGATGGACAACAGCAGGGAAAGACAACAATCATCACAAACAGCTGTCTCGGGGAGCATCATCCAATTCCCTGGATCATCTCGAAGTGGCCCAGTTGAAAGCCAAAGTTGCCGAATTGGAGAGTATTATAGCACAACATAACATGAAGGAAGATGAAGGCGTAACAAAGCCCGATGCCGATTCGGAACCGGTTTACAAAGCCAGTGACACAAGCTACGCACGGGCTCAACCTATCCCACCACCAGAAACACCAGTGACTCCCAATCCAATTGTGAATCCAAAAGATGCTCTCAATTTTTATACGGGGTATACACCCCTTCACATTAAAGGTAATATTCGAAGAGTCAACTTTGGACCATTATCATGGATTGCATTGTTAAAACGGGATCCTGCATTATCATTAGCATGGAAGGATTTGAGCACAAAAGGTTATTTTAGCACCATCAATTTGAGGCAAATGCCATTGACTCCTGAAAACATTGTGATTTTAAATACTCAAATGAGCACTTCAGAAGGTGTATCACCAAATATGGACAAGTATTTTAGGCGCAAGTTTTTGGAAATCGAAGGCTACGATGAGACAATGCCTTACCATTCATTGGCTAGAATCGGGGCCAATAACGGCCAATCCGGTGGTAACGAACAAAAGACAAACGGCAATACTTCAAATAAGCAATccgatttcaaaatgtcaTTCACACTGATTAGCCTTGCAAGGACAGTATTTGAGGGGAAGATTAACCCAGAATTGCAGCTCATtgagaaaatcaaaacaatgtTGCCTTCGAAGAAAGTGTTTTGGAGTTTAATTGACTTGTTTTTCAAGAATGTATACCCGTTCTATCcatttattgatgaagactcattcaaaaaggatttacaaaagataGTGGGTAAGGTAGACTACGAAGATAAACCCTTTACCAAAGTCAATATTAGCAAAAAGTTGGACTTGGCGGTGGTTGCCctttgttttatttgtttgaGGATGACGTACTTGTCGCTATATTCTAACAAGGATTCTACTAATAGAAGTATTGTTGATTCACGGGATATGACGTTAAcgaaatttcttttccaaaatccCATCAATTCGTCTTGTATTGATGTCGCCAATTCTTGTATCCAATGCTTTCATTTCCGAAGAAAGTCCAACCTTAGTGTTTTCCAAGCAATCTTGTACATGAGGTTTTATAGAAATATTGCACCCGAGGAGGGAGATGGAATCGACGGTGGTGACTCTCAGGTTGGCACAGCATTGCTTGTTCAAATGGCCATATCCTTGGGTCTAAATCGCGAACCAGATTTATTGGATGTTTGCAACGATGAGAAAATAAATCACTTGGGTCGTAAGATATGGGCGGCGTTGATTTCCGCCGATTTTGTTTACTGTCTATCCGTTGGCAACCCCACTAGTATTCATCCCCAGCATTACGATGTATCAGAACCATTTTTGACATCCAAAAACAGCAACATTCAGGACATAGAGATGGAGTCGGTAATTACTCAAACATTTGGAGTAGTCGATTCGGATAGGGATCTAGTAAGGCGTTTACTCGGCTATGTGTTGAATATAAGGCATGGAGTTGAAATGAACAAGGTTACCCATAAGTTACACGTTACGGAGCAAATATGGCAAGCAAGATTTAATGTGATGcagaatcaacaattgaaggatGAGATCGACAATTCCAAGCACACCAGACCTGATATAAGAAGGTTCTTGTACATAGAAAAAGCAAGGaagtttttgataatgaagatacCAATTACTTCTTTCTACTATCACATATATTTGCATTACGAGAAAATGATGGATACAGAATTATCATTCTTTTACTTGCTGAAGATATTTTTGATCATCACAAATGACCTAATGCCATATATTGAAGATATAATCACTGGGTATTTGAGCTCAGTGGGATTATTTTTGAACCCGTTGGTACAACTCGGGTTGCTCAAGTCAAATGAGATTGTGTTTTCCTGTTTAGTTCGTGTCAACTTCACCATTCATCAATTAGAAACGTCTGAAAGCCATTCTAATAAAGTCAACGaagatcaacaatatcatgACCATTTCAACACATTGAAAGATATGTCTCGAAACATTACACATACAAGTAAATTGATTACCCTATTGCTCGAAAGAATGGGACTGCGTTATTATTGTGCTTGGAGGATCTCAAAATCACAACTCACACTTTGCAACACGATATCAGGAAAGGAGTTTTATGAAAAGCATGGccagaaattgaaacgtATCAAAGGTTTCCAATTCACTTCAGCACAATTAGAtagattcaatttgttaattgGGCAACTACGAGAGGCTGTTCAAAAAACTTTAACTTTTGAAGACGGTCAAAACACATCGACACCTGATGTGGTGAAAACAGACTTGgctgatattgaaaaatccTTGAGTGGGGCACAACTTATAGTTCCGGAAGAAACCCCCGATTCGCAAGTTAATGCACTTGACAGGACAAACTTGAATACACCCAATTACACAAACGATGAAACACTAGCTGAATTGACTAGCTTTAATATCAACTATATTGATCATATGTGGCTCCAACATGCAGCATTTCGCAATGATGCTAACCTGTCattggaaaacaatttgatttcgaATTTGGGAAATAATGACGAATTGCGTAATGCGTCAAATAGCTCCGCTAGAGTGAGCCAGAACGGTTTCGGCGTCCCTGATGCTAATAGTTTAGCTGAAAACTCGGCGATCCAAGGGAACTCAAATAATACTCATCTGCAACAACCTCAATCGCAGGCTCGCCCTGGTCTCCCACCACATTCACAAAGTAATGGATTTATTCCGTTTCCGTCATTATTTGATAACATGCAAGGCCAAGAATGTCTTGATTTTATGCTCGATGCTGGGTTAAAGTATACGTATGACTCATTTTTGTAA